Proteins from one Aquila chrysaetos chrysaetos chromosome 5, bAquChr1.4, whole genome shotgun sequence genomic window:
- the UACA gene encoding uveal autoantigen with coiled-coil domains and ankyrin repeats isoform X3, with amino-acid sequence MMTCWFSCAAKDTLNTDWNKYDDRLMKAAERGDVEKVSSILAKKGVSPSKLDVEGRSAFHVVASKGNLDCLNTILIHGVDITATDAAGRNALHLAAKYGHALCLQKLLQYNCPTENVDLQGRTALHDAAMSDCSSSIQLLCDHGALVNSKDGDGRTPLVLATQMCRPMVCQLLIDRGADVNARDKQNRTALMLGCEYGCKDAVEVLLKNGADVSLTDGLGHDCAYYARIGDNIDILALIKAAVEDSSKARDTMKKGQPEQKKWNRLHAQEEVNVKLYQKEYNAQELELENQDLKDRMREVQEEQRMLLDRISGLQLQLNEEQMFADDLENEKDELKKILSTKEKQQEESLRTIEALKAKLKYYEVDFVASGSNFGNRKEDLLLKQGQVFAVESQSRSMLRPLELSLPNQSSISEKETLKKELDNMRACYGAAKEEITKLQRELSHKISECTALASECERTKVESDGQIKQLEDALKDVQKRMFDSEGKVKQMQTHFLALKDHLTNEAASGNSKLTEELKDQLKEMKTKYEGASAEVGKLRNQIKQNELLVAEFKRDEGRLVEENKRLQKELVKLEMERDKRGRNVVELEGQLKETAVKLACSVTSEKFENMKSLLSNEVNEKARKLAEMEGEHEKLQAEILLLKRESESQKAKLAQHVKPEDHEQMRSGFEKKNEELGKTISELSQKNQTLQKELERLQVDNKMLKQQIQMLKTEIKSQNVPLKIHEELKKTNDLTVGDLTKKLFEITKKYNESKAEAEKLLAEKNNLNENISLFQAVYLSPEQHNKEVEALKSNGIELEKQLAELQKKYDDEQAKVCKLVSENTVIRETLRDQYVLATTHEEIKTVLNNALEKTNREVSDLKEKTEEIKQEFMRVNEENGTLKNKVTLLQNQLQTEYISLKDHETTVSSLNKGMQELQENSVAIMAEYKRGQEEILQLHAEIEAQKKELDTIQECIKSKYAPVASFEDREQSFEATVKELRAQLQEQVQKCRESEEENKKCKQENEKLKNGVLSIQNDLQQNYILAEKSHEMEKMFASKMEELNKQLRELLQKYTGEKEEKDELQESTQQPITMQAQPLSVEQIEALKKALGHTIEDLKEALRSKKECYDKETLKVGELQQELSGLKKSSIPLVEYTQMKEMLEQEIVAIKNTLKEKEEENQVKNEEILKLQSEIQLTQQALTDLESKEVIDVSEYKSMKSTLEAQINSIAENLSNMNKKYEEACEEALQARKSELSLKDEKELLQLRSCSIEQEIKDQKERCDKSLTTIIDLQKRIQESAKQVEAKDNKITELLNDVERLKQALNGLSQLTYTTGIPSKRQNQQVELLQNQVKTLQQQLADAKRQHQEVVSVYRTHLLSAVQGHMDEDVQAALLQIIRMRQGLVC; translated from the exons ATGATGACTTGTTGGTTTTCTTGTGCAGCTAAAGACACA CTGAACACAGACTGGAACAAATATGATGACAGGTTaatgaaagcagctgaaaggGGCGATGTGGAAAAGGTTTCATCAATCCTTGCCAAAAAAGGAGTCAGTCCTTCTAAACTGGATGTGGAAGGGAGATCTGC attCCATGTTGTAGCATCAAAGGGAAACCTGGATTGCTTGAACACCATCCTTATTCATGGAGTTGATATCACAGCCACTGATGCTGCAG GTAGAAACGCATTGCACCTAGCTGCAAAATACGGACATGCTTTATGTTTGCAGAAGCTGTTGCAG TACAATTGTCCAACAGAGAATGTGGATCTTCAAGGAAGAACTGCTCTTCATGATGCGG cTATGTCAGACTGTTCCTCTAGCATACAACTACTGTGTGATCATGGGGCCCTGGTGAATTCAAAAGATGGA GATGGGAGGACACCACTAGTGCTGGCCACTCAGATGTGTCGTCCAATGGTTTGTCAACTTCTGATAGACAGAGGAGCAGATGTTAATGCCAGGGACAAACAAAACAG GACTGCCTTAATGTTAGGCTGTGAATACGGCTGCAAGGATGCAGTAGAAGTTTTGCTCAAAAATGGTGCGGATGTTAGTTTGACTGATGGCCTTGGTCATGACTGTGCTTACTATGCCAGAATTGGTGACAATATTGACATTTTGGCTTTAATAAAAGCTGCCGTTGAGGATTCCAGCAAAG CAAGAGATACCATGAAGAAAGGGCAACCTGAACAAAAG AAGTGGAATCGGCTGCATGCGCAGGAGGAGGTGAATGTCAAGCTGTATCAGAAGGAATATAATGCTCAG GAATTGGAGTTAGAAAATCAAGATTTGAAAGATCGAATGAGAGAAGTGCAAGAGGAGCAAAGGATGCTGCTGGATAGAATCAGCGGGCTACAACTACAATTGAATGAG GAGCAAATGTTTGCAGATGATCTTGAAAATGAG aaagatgAGTTGAAGAAAATCCTAAGTACCaaggaaaaacagcaggaagaaagcttAAGAACTATTGAAGCTCTCAAAGCTAAACTCAAATACTATGAA gTTGACTTTGTGGCATCTGGAAGTAACTTTGGTAACA GAAAAGAAGATTTATTACTTAAACAAGGCCAAGTGTTTGCTGTGGAATCGcag TCTAGGTCTATGCTGAGACCCCTGGAGCTCTCCCTGCCTAACCAATCATCCatttcagagaaggaaactttaaagaaagaacTTGACAACATGAGGGCCTGCTATGgagcagcaaaagaagaaattaccaAATTGCAGAGAGAACTGTCTCACAAGATATCTGAATGTACAGCTTTGGCATCAGAGTGTGAAAGAACCAAGGTGGAATCTGATGGACAGATAAAACAACTGGAAGATGCTTTAAAAGATGTACAGAAAAGAATGTTTGACTCTGAAGGCAAAGTTAAGCAAATGCAGACCCACTTTCTTGCTCTGAAAGATCACCTGACTAATGAAGCTGCTTCGGGAAACAGTAAGCTAACAGAGGAGCTGAAGGATCagttgaaagaaatgaaaacgAAGTATGAAGGAGCCTCTGCTGAAGTGGGAAAACTAAGGAACCAGATTAAGCAGAATGAATTGCTGGTGGCAGAATTTAAGAGAGATGAAGGAAGGCTagtggaggaaaataaaaggttgCAGAAGGAACTTGTTAAGTTGGAGATGGAGCGAGataaaaggggaagaaatgtTGTGGAGTTAGAAGGGCAGCtcaaagaaacagcagtgaagtTAGCCTGCTCTGTAACTTCAGAgaaatttgaaaacatgaagAGTTTGTTATCAAATGAAGTGAATGAGAAAGCAAGGAAGTTAGCAGAGATGGAAGGAGAGCATGAAAAACTGCAGGCAGagattctgcttttaaagaggGAATCTGAGAGTCAGAAAGCTAAActtgctcagcatgtaaagccaGAAGACCATGAACAAATGAGGAGTgggtttgagaaaaaaaatgaggaactTGGGAAGACAATTTCTGAATTAtcacagaaaaatcagactCTGCAGAAGGAACTTGAAAGACTGCAGGTTGATAACAAGATGCTTAAACAGCAAATCCAAATgctaaaaactgaaattaaaagccaGAATGTGCCTTTAAAAATTCACGAAgaattgaagaaaacaaatgatctGACTGTTGGTGACCTGaccaaaaagctttttgaaataacaaagaagtacaatgaaagcaaagcagaagctgaaaagttGCTGGCAGAGAAGAACAATTTAAATGAGAATATCAGCCTCTTCCAAGCTGTGTACCTGTCTCCAGAGCAGCACAACAAAGAAGTGGAAGCTTTAAAATCTAATGGTATTGAACTTGAAAAGCAGCTTGCtgagcttcagaaaaaatatgatgATGAACAAGCAAAAGTGTGCAAACTAGtctctgaaaatacagtcaTAAGAGAGACTCTCAGGGATCAGTATGTGTTGGCTACAACACATGAAGAGATTAAAACAGTCTTGAATAACGCACTAGAAAAGACTAATAGGGAGGTGTCAGATCTGAAGGAAAAGACTGAAGAGATAAAGCAAGAATTCATGAGggtaaatgaagaaaatggaactttgaaaaataaggtGACACTCTTACAGAATCAATTACAAACTGAGTATATAAGTTTAAAAGATCATGAAACTACAGTGAGTAGTTTAAATAAAGGCATGCAAGAACTTCAGGAGAACAGTGTTGCAATTATGGCTGAATATAAGAGGGGTCAAGAAGAAATTTTGCAGTTGCATGCAGAGATTGAAGCCCAAAAGAAGGAACTTGACACAATTCAAGAATGCATTAAGTCAAAATATGCCCCAGTTGCCTCCTTTGAAGACAGAGAACAAAGCTTTGAAGCCACAGTGAAAGAATTGAGAGCACAATTGCAGGAACAGGTGCAGAAGTGCAGAGAAAGCgaggaggaaaacaagaagtGCAAACAGGAGAATGAAAAGCTCAAAAATGGTGTTTTGTCCATCCAAAATGACTTGCAGCAGAACTATATCCTTGCTGAGAAATcccatgaaatggaaaaaatgtttgcaagcaAAATGGAGGAGTTGAATAAACAATTGAGAGAATTGCTGCAGAAATACACAGgtgaaaaagaggagaaagatgaGCTGCAAGAGAGTACTCAGCAGCCCATAACTATGCAGGCTCAGCCTCTTTCAGTAGAACAAATTGAAGCCTTGAAGAAGGCTCTTGGTCACACTATAGAGGATCTAAAGGAAGCCCTCAGAAGTAAGAAGGAATGTTATgacaaagaaacactgaaagtaGGAGAACTACAACAGGAATTGTCAGGTCTAAAGAAGTCTTCAATACCTTTGGTAGAATATACACAAATGAAGGAAATGCTAGAACAAGAAATTGTAGCGATCAAAAACaccttgaaagaaaaggaagaagaaaaccaagttaaaaatgaagaaatcttGAAGTTGCAGTCTGAGATTCAGCTTACTCAGCAAGCTTTAACAGACCTGGAGAGCAAAGAAGTGATTGACGTATCAGAATACAAATCCATGAAAAGTACTCTGGAGGCCCAGATTAATAGCATAGCTGAAAATTTGTCCAATATGAATAAAAAGTACGAGGAAGCATGTGAGGAGGCTTTGCAAGCTAGAAAGAGTGAGCTTTCTTTAAAGGATGAAAAGGAGTTGCTTCAGTTACGGAGTTGCAGTATTGAGCAAGAAATTAAAGACCAGAAAGAAAGGTGTGATAAGTCATTGACAACAATTATTGACTTGCAGAAGAGAATACAGGAATCTGCAAAGCAGGTGGAAGCCAAGGATAACAAG ataacagAGCTGCTTAATGATGTAGAGCGGTTAAAACAAGCTCTTAATGGCTTGTCTCAGCTTACATATACCACTGGGATTCCCTCAAAGAGGCAGAACCAGCAGGTTGAACTGCTCCAGAACCAAGTGAAAACACTGCAACAGCAGCTAGCT GATGCTAAAAGGCAGCATCAAGAGGTAGTTTCAGTTTATCGGACACATCTTCTTAGTGCTGTACAG GGTCACATGGATGAAGATGTCCAAGCTGCTTTACTACAGATCATTCGAATGAGACAGGGACTTGTTTGCTGA